A window of the Verminephrobacter eiseniae EF01-2 genome harbors these coding sequences:
- a CDS encoding IclR family transcriptional regulator: MKKLVPGVPVKPSVQVLERMFALIDVLASREEAISLKEISAKTGLHPSTAHRILNDLALGRFVDHPESGSYRLGMRLLELGNLVKARLSVRDAALIPMRNLHRSIQQPVNLSLRQGDEIVYVERAYSERSGMQVVRAIGGRAPLHLTSTGKLFLALDDPQRVRAYAMRTGLAGHTRNSITQLPALERELAKARQSGIARDNEELELGVRCMAAGVHDDQGKLIAGLSISAPADRLDESWLPKLQATASAISLALGYTPGAQARSETAAGRRTDVRAE; this comes from the coding sequence ATGAAAAAACTGGTTCCCGGTGTCCCCGTCAAACCCAGCGTTCAGGTGCTGGAGCGCATGTTTGCGCTGATCGATGTGCTGGCCTCGCGCGAGGAGGCCATCTCGCTGAAGGAGATCAGCGCCAAGACCGGCCTGCATCCGTCGACCGCACACCGCATCCTGAACGACTTGGCGCTGGGCCGCTTCGTGGACCACCCGGAGTCCGGCAGCTATCGCCTGGGCATGCGCTTGCTGGAGTTGGGCAATCTGGTCAAGGCCCGGCTGAGCGTGCGCGATGCCGCACTGATCCCCATGCGCAACCTGCATCGATCGATCCAGCAGCCGGTCAATCTGAGCCTGCGCCAGGGCGACGAAATCGTGTATGTCGAGCGCGCCTACAGCGAGCGCTCCGGCATGCAGGTGGTGCGCGCCATCGGAGGGCGGGCGCCGCTGCACCTGACCTCCACCGGCAAGCTGTTTCTCGCGCTCGACGACCCGCAGCGGGTGCGCGCCTATGCCATGCGCACCGGGCTTGCCGGCCACACGCGCAACAGCATTACCCAGTTGCCGGCGCTGGAGCGGGAACTGGCAAAAGCGCGGCAGTCCGGCATCGCACGCGACAACGAGGAACTGGAACTGGGTGTGCGCTGCATGGCCGCAGGGGTGCATGACGACCAGGGCAAGCTGATTGCCGGCCTGTCGATATCCGCGCCCGCTGACCGACTCGATGAAAGCTGGTTGCCCAAACTGCAGGCCACGGCCAGCGCAATATCACTGGCCTTGGGCTACACGCCCGGCGCCCAGGCCCGCAGCGAAACGGCAGCCGGCCGGCGCACCGATGTGCGCGCGGAATGA